A section of the Anabaena cylindrica PCC 7122 genome encodes:
- a CDS encoding SdrD B-like domain-containing protein, giving the protein MSQPQVKITVTPAGGPLNTPSYKDIVSVTGAGTDNTYTYFNQLGVIDAWCLDSSTPIDANATYTANVYSSYELAPLATLGTPARIGNLYNLDLVNWIINQNFTANPQYNYGEIQAAIWTLLGDTYNASGSDLTKNGTVVASDVNSIVNLAKANGENFVPDTNQFIGVIFDPFVVNSNGSVTPRQPLIAQIKAAKLGDLVWNDLNANGIQDTGESGIAGVTVNLARDSNSNGIIESSEILATTTTDVSGFYEFKGLTPGLSYQVQFATPTGFDAVSPRQEGGNQTTDSDGLVSNVVILNPGEFNQTIDAGFYKYASLGDFVFNDGNNNGIQDAGEAGIGGVTVELINPANGNVIATTTTDGAGAYTFIGLTPGDYQVKFTSPTGYVFSTANQGGDDTVDSDANTSTGLTQTVTLTSGEFNGTLDAGLVQLASLGDKVFHDLDADGIQDAGEQGIANASVNLLDTAGNVIATTTTDGNGLYSFTNLQPGDYKVQFVQPTGFNAVSLANVGGDDSVDSDGLISDVVNLSPGENDTTVDSGFYKTASLGDFVFNDGNNNGIQDAGEAGVAGVTVTLTGGGADGLISTTADNTTITTTTNASGNYNFAELTPGQEYQVGFSNLPAGYQFTQADAGTDDALDSDANTSTGKTQIVTLASGENNTTLDAGIYQNAGDLSITKTNGLTTVSPGQQITYTIVAQNNGLITATNALVSDIIPSNLTNVTWTSVASGGATDNQTSGTGNINDFVTLTAGSSITYTVTGTVATNALTPVYNTPTTINLTSNSSSSLNGTPGNIRNFSANGISVNASAFSSTSTGTWNTAYLGLYGSYGLGITDGSENGSNGTHHIDNDGRNNYVLLEFSESVVIDKAALSYVVGDSDISVWIGNFNNPYTNHLTLNSSVLSSFGFTEINLGGSSDRTADINASNFVGNAVVIAAKVGDTNDEFKLKSLNILKATTPTSGSIVNTATIAGSTGFTDTNPNNNSATDTDTIVAASTVKIGDRVWYDTNANGIQETGEAGVAGVAVNLFNQAGTQVGTTTTNNDGFYQFTANANSNYSVQFVQPTGFNGFTTANVGNDGADSDVVNANGTTAQFAVGTTDNLTIDAGLIKNIGDLSITKTNGLTTVTAGQQLTYTIVVSNTGFITATNALVTDVIPSLLTNVTWTSVASGGATGNETSGTGSINDYVNLTGGSSITYTVNGTVAANAVSSSSTYTDTTFDFNGNSSSDGTDGNTRTFTKDGITVTASAFSRVDGTNGAWSKAYLGSYTGGLGVTDSSESSSYHRVDNGGGRDNYVLFQFSEAVVVDSAYLQYVVNDSDTSVWIGNFNNTITTLSDSVLNSFGFTEVNLGSGSDRWADINANKILGNTLVIAAKTDDTSDQFKIRYLDIQKPVAPATVSLTNTATVTAPNGFTDTNTSNNSATDTDTVTAAPSVPSAPGVRTPGFWANSNWDNFWDGIQGNEPSQKTQSNFADSDLLFAPYTNSAQAGKVLDPVSGQYDIGLLIGDYNRNGKTDAGEDTLFYTRAQALEIVDSSEHPNSDKRYDLGRSLVAGWLNYLAGNPIDTANATDKDARYYINEGINWLQAITPDENGDKKGDGAIYQMTGSSVSSPSANTYWNLGISSASSLPNPYNTNTNVLYPLEAGSVINTNLDNYNNGWGLADNVYYGGNA; this is encoded by the coding sequence ATGTCGCAACCTCAAGTAAAAATCACAGTTACCCCTGCCGGCGGACCACTAAATACACCTAGCTATAAGGATATAGTATCAGTGACTGGTGCTGGCACTGATAATACTTATACTTATTTCAACCAACTGGGTGTTATTGATGCTTGGTGTCTTGACAGTTCTACTCCGATTGACGCTAATGCCACCTATACAGCTAATGTCTATTCCAGCTATGAACTAGCTCCATTGGCAACATTGGGAACGCCTGCGAGGATAGGCAACCTGTATAATTTAGATTTGGTTAACTGGATCATTAACCAAAACTTTACGGCTAATCCTCAATATAACTATGGTGAAATTCAGGCAGCCATTTGGACATTACTGGGGGACACCTATAATGCCAGCGGTTCAGATTTAACAAAAAACGGGACTGTAGTTGCTAGTGATGTTAATTCCATCGTCAATCTGGCTAAGGCAAACGGCGAAAACTTTGTTCCCGACACCAATCAATTTATTGGAGTCATTTTTGACCCCTTTGTAGTTAATAGTAATGGCTCGGTGACACCCAGACAGCCACTGATAGCTCAAATAAAAGCAGCAAAACTGGGCGACTTAGTATGGAATGACCTCAACGCCAATGGCATCCAAGATACCGGGGAATCAGGAATTGCAGGAGTCACGGTCAATTTGGCACGGGACAGCAATAGCAATGGAATCATCGAAAGTAGTGAAATTTTAGCAACCACCACTACTGATGTAAGTGGTTTTTATGAATTCAAAGGCTTGACCCCAGGCTTAAGCTATCAGGTACAATTCGCTACTCCAACTGGCTTTGATGCGGTAAGTCCTCGGCAAGAGGGAGGCAATCAGACAACGGATTCCGACGGTTTAGTGTCCAATGTGGTCATTTTAAACCCTGGAGAATTCAACCAAACCATTGATGCTGGTTTCTATAAGTATGCCTCATTAGGAGACTTCGTATTCAACGATGGCAACAACAACGGCATTCAAGATGCAGGTGAAGCAGGAATTGGTGGAGTCACAGTTGAATTAATCAACCCCGCAAATGGTAATGTCATCGCTACAACCACAACAGATGGGGCTGGTGCTTACACCTTCATAGGCTTAACCCCTGGAGACTACCAAGTTAAATTCACATCACCAACAGGTTATGTCTTCAGCACAGCAAACCAAGGTGGAGACGATACTGTAGATTCTGATGCCAACACCAGCACAGGCTTGACTCAAACAGTCACCCTGACATCAGGTGAATTCAACGGCACATTAGACGCAGGTTTAGTCCAACTAGCCAGCTTGGGAGACAAAGTTTTCCATGATCTAGATGCAGATGGCATTCAAGATGCAGGGGAACAAGGCATTGCTAACGCTAGTGTCAACCTGTTAGATACAGCAGGTAATGTCATTGCTACCACTACTACAGATGGTAACGGACTCTATTCATTCACAAACCTGCAACCAGGAGACTACAAAGTCCAGTTTGTTCAGCCCACCGGCTTTAACGCTGTAAGTCTCGCTAATGTTGGTGGTGATGATAGTGTTGATAGCGATGGACTCATCTCCGATGTCGTCAACTTGTCTCCTGGAGAAAATGACACCACAGTTGATTCAGGCTTCTACAAGACAGCCTCATTAGGAGACTTCGTATTTAACGATGGCAACAACAACGGCATTCAAGATGCAGGTGAAGCGGGAGTAGCAGGTGTAACCGTTACCCTGACTGGTGGGGGAGCAGATGGACTGATTAGTACCACTGCGGACAACACTACTATCACCACAACTACCAATGCTAGTGGCAATTACAACTTCGCTGAACTAACACCTGGTCAAGAATATCAAGTTGGATTCTCTAATTTGCCTGCGGGATATCAGTTTACTCAAGCTGATGCAGGTACTGATGATGCTTTAGATTCCGATGCTAATACCAGCACTGGCAAAACCCAGATTGTCACTCTCGCTTCTGGCGAAAACAACACCACTTTGGATGCAGGGATTTATCAAAATGCCGGTGATTTGTCGATTACCAAAACCAACGGTTTGACGACAGTAAGCCCCGGACAGCAGATAACCTACACCATTGTGGCTCAAAACAATGGTCTGATAACTGCTACCAATGCTCTGGTGAGCGATATCATACCCAGCAATCTGACCAATGTCACTTGGACAAGCGTCGCATCTGGGGGAGCTACTGATAATCAAACCAGTGGCACAGGCAACATTAACGATTTTGTCACCCTGACAGCAGGTAGCAGCATCACTTATACAGTGACAGGTACGGTAGCTACTAATGCTTTGACTCCGGTCTACAACACACCTACCACCATCAACTTGACTAGTAACTCTAGTAGTTCACTCAATGGTACTCCTGGCAACATCCGTAACTTCTCTGCTAATGGTATTTCCGTCAATGCCAGTGCTTTTAGTAGCACCAGTACAGGAACTTGGAATACAGCCTATTTAGGTCTTTACGGTAGCTACGGTTTAGGGATAACAGATGGCAGTGAAAATGGTAGTAATGGCACCCACCACATTGATAATGATGGTCGCAACAACTACGTTCTGCTGGAATTCTCTGAATCAGTGGTGATTGACAAGGCGGCATTATCTTATGTGGTTGGAGATAGTGATATCTCTGTATGGATTGGCAACTTCAACAATCCTTATACCAATCACCTGACGTTAAATAGTTCGGTTCTGAGTAGCTTCGGTTTTACTGAAATCAACTTAGGTGGTAGTAGCGATCGCACTGCGGATATCAATGCAAGTAACTTTGTGGGTAACGCTGTGGTCATCGCTGCTAAAGTTGGCGATACGAACGATGAGTTTAAGCTCAAGTCTCTTAATATTCTCAAAGCAACGACTCCAACCAGTGGCTCTATTGTTAACACTGCAACGATCGCAGGTTCAACTGGTTTTACCGATACCAACCCCAACAACAACAGTGCTACCGATACTGACACGATTGTCGCTGCTTCTACTGTGAAAATAGGCGATCGCGTTTGGTACGATACTAATGCCAATGGTATCCAAGAGACGGGTGAAGCTGGTGTTGCAGGTGTAGCTGTTAATCTCTTTAACCAAGCAGGTACTCAAGTCGGGACAACAACCACCAATAACGATGGTTTCTATCAATTCACAGCTAACGCCAATAGTAACTACAGCGTTCAATTCGTCCAACCCACTGGCTTCAATGGATTCACCACCGCCAATGTAGGTAATGATGGGGCTGATAGTGATGTTGTTAATGCCAATGGCACAACGGCTCAATTCGCTGTCGGCACAACTGATAACCTCACCATTGATGCTGGACTAATCAAAAATATCGGCGACTTGTCGATTACCAAAACCAACGGTTTGACGACGGTAACTGCCGGACAGCAGCTAACCTACACCATCGTTGTCAGCAACACTGGTTTCATCACCGCTACCAACGCCCTAGTTACCGATGTCATCCCCTCTCTGCTGACAAACGTCACTTGGACTAGCGTCGCCAGCGGAGGAGCTACAGGCAACGAAACCAGTGGTACAGGCAGCATCAACGATTATGTAAACCTGACAGGCGGTAGTAGCATCACTTACACAGTTAACGGTACAGTAGCTGCCAACGCTGTGTCCTCTAGCTCCACTTATACAGACACCACGTTTGACTTCAATGGCAATAGTTCGTCCGATGGCACAGATGGAAATACTCGAACCTTTACGAAGGATGGCATTACCGTTACAGCAAGTGCCTTTAGCCGTGTAGATGGCACAAATGGAGCTTGGAGTAAGGCTTATCTGGGTAGCTACACTGGTGGCTTAGGCGTTACCGATAGTAGCGAAAGCAGTAGTTATCATCGTGTTGATAACGGCGGTGGCAGAGATAACTACGTCCTATTCCAATTCTCTGAAGCGGTTGTTGTTGATAGCGCTTACCTACAATATGTCGTTAATGACAGTGATACATCTGTCTGGATTGGTAACTTTAACAATACCATCACGACTTTAAGCGACTCTGTTCTTAACAGCTTTGGGTTCACTGAAGTTAACTTAGGTAGTGGCAGCGATCGCTGGGCAGATATCAATGCCAATAAAATCCTGGGTAACACTCTAGTTATCGCCGCTAAAACAGATGATACAAGCGATCAATTCAAGATTCGCTATTTAGATATTCAAAAACCCGTTGCACCAGCAACCGTTTCTCTGACTAACACTGCCACAGTAACGGCTCCTAATGGTTTCACCGACACCAACACCAGCAATAACAGCGCTACCGATACCGACACTGTAACCGCTGCACCATCTGTCCCATCAGCCCCTGGTGTGCGTACTCCCGGATTCTGGGCAAATAGTAACTGGGATAATTTCTGGGATGGTATCCAAGGCAACGAACCATCACAAAAAACACAATCCAATTTCGCCGACAGCGATCTTCTATTCGCACCTTATACCAACTCCGCACAAGCTGGAAAAGTTCTTGATCCAGTGAGCGGACAGTATGACATAGGGTTACTCATCGGTGACTACAACCGGAATGGCAAGACAGATGCAGGTGAAGATACTCTCTTCTACACCCGCGCCCAAGCACTCGAAATTGTTGATTCCTCGGAACACCCCAACTCAGATAAGCGCTACGATCTTGGTCGCTCTCTAGTTGCTGGTTGGTTGAATTATCTCGCTGGCAATCCTATTGACACTGCCAATGCGACTGATAAGGATGCTCGATACTACATCAACGAAGGCATTAATTGGCTGCAAGCCATAACTCCAGACGAAAATGGCGATAAGAAAGGTGATGGTGCAATTTATCAAATGACTGGCAGCAGTGTCAGTAGCCCATCAGCTAATACTTACTGGAATCTGGGTATTTCCAGTGCCTCCAGTTTACCAAATCCCTACAACACCAACACCAACGTTCTCTATCCATTAGAGGCTGGTAGTGTAATTAATACCAACCTGGATAATTACAACAATGGTTGGGGTCTTGCAGACAATGTTTACTACGGAGGAAACGCATAA
- a CDS encoding alpha/beta hydrolase, producing MIYHSVGTFKGVGGLDLYYQSWNPGDKVQAILVLVHGLGGHSGLYKNVIEHLLPQQYAIYGLDLRGHGRSPGQRGYINTWAEFRDDVRAFLQMIQQQQPGCPLFLFGHSMGGMIVLDYTLHYPQDKSALQGVIAFAPSIGEVGVSPIRILLGKMLSQVWPRFSLNTGLDTTAGSRNEKIITSYNQDNLRHTRATARFSTEFFATIAWIHAHAAEWQVPLLILHGGADRVALPKGSELFYQQVTYPDKLRIEYPEAYHDLHCDINYPQVMADLSSWMNQHLPKELGQLEPVMSNE from the coding sequence ATGATTTACCACAGCGTAGGCACATTTAAAGGTGTTGGGGGACTTGACCTGTATTACCAAAGCTGGAATCCAGGGGATAAGGTACAGGCAATATTAGTACTGGTACATGGACTCGGAGGACACAGCGGACTTTACAAAAATGTAATTGAGCATTTGCTACCCCAGCAATATGCCATCTATGGCTTAGATTTACGTGGACATGGGCGCTCACCAGGTCAAAGAGGTTACATAAATACTTGGGCTGAGTTTCGTGATGACGTGCGAGCCTTCTTGCAAATGATTCAGCAGCAGCAGCCAGGATGCCCACTTTTTCTATTTGGTCATAGCATGGGCGGAATGATAGTTTTAGACTACACTCTGCACTATCCTCAAGATAAATCTGCATTGCAAGGTGTAATTGCCTTTGCACCAAGCATTGGAGAAGTCGGAGTATCACCTATTCGCATACTGTTAGGAAAAATGCTCTCCCAGGTGTGGCCGCGTTTTTCCTTAAATACGGGACTAGACACAACTGCTGGTTCACGAAATGAGAAAATTATAACTAGCTACAATCAAGACAATTTGCGGCATACCCGCGCCACAGCCCGTTTCTCTACAGAATTCTTCGCTACAATTGCCTGGATTCATGCCCATGCTGCCGAATGGCAAGTACCTCTATTAATTTTACATGGTGGTGCTGACAGAGTTGCGTTACCTAAAGGCAGTGAACTTTTCTACCAGCAAGTCACTTACCCAGATAAACTACGCATAGAGTATCCAGAAGCCTATCATGATTTACATTGTGACATTAATTATCCTCAAGTAATGGCAGATTTGAGTAGTTGGATGAATCAACACTTACCGAAAGAATTAGGGCAGTTAGAGCCAGTGATGAGTAATGAGTGA